The region GATCGCGACGGCCTTTTGAAACTCGCCGGTATCGGAATACAATCTCGCGAGCTTTAGCCAAGCCGTGCGGACCTCGACTGGATTTTTTTGGTACGACAGATACTGCAAAAATATCTGATGCGTCTCTTCGGACACCGATCGCGCCACAAATCGAGCGATCAGCGAAGCGGCATCGACTCGTGCGAGCAACGCTTTTTGCATTTGATCGTGCGTTTTGTCGCCAGCCAAACGCGGATTCTTATCGGCATCTCTGGCGAGTTCGACCGCCGCTCTGGCACGTTTGTCGGCGTCGGCAACGCCTTCGCGAAAGAGCTGCAACTCCGCTTCGCGAACCGTTCCCGCCGGGGCCTTGACCGACGCGTTGTAATGCTCGACCGCCTCTAAACGACGAGCGACAGAAGCGTTTGTCGCAAGCGCAGCAAGCGCCGGATGACCGGGATAATCCTTTATCGCCACATCGAATATCGCGATCGCACCGGCAAAATTCTTCGCCGCAAACGCCGCATTCCCATCAGCCAAAGCCCTAGCCATCCCCGCATTCTGCGTCTCGATACGCGCATTCTCAGCCTTAAGAGCCGCCAGCTCCGCCGCCGTCGGCGTCCGCTGAGGCGTCGCCTGCCCCAAGCCCGCTGCCGTGAGAAATAACAAAACGAAGATCGTCAAAATATTGGTGCGAATATTCATAATGTTGCGTTCTTACGAGTCAATAAATCCAGACAGCTATTTTGGCGTCATCACGACGATCTCGGTCGCAGCTTTTTCAACCGCTGATTTGGTGAATGGAAAGATCGCCGGGTTGCCTGTTCGCCATAATTCGAATTGGTCTTTGAAGTGGGGTGATCTTGGGTTGCCGCTTTGGCCCATTGGGATCACGTGGCGGGTTGCGTCCCAGTTGCCGGGGCTGGTGATTAGTCGCATTGAGACGCCGGAACCGACGTTCGGCGTATTATTGCTGCCCGAAATGCCGACATTGGGCGTTGAAAACTGCCCGCCAATGAGCGGAACCGCAGCAAGCGGATGCGGAAATCGCGAAGTGAACGATTTGCCCCAAACCCAGCCAGACGGATCGCTACCGTATGTTTTCGAGGCCGCGAGATCGCTGCGAACAATTCCATCACAAGCCTTGTAAAACTCTCCATAGTTTTTAAATCCCGCCGGAAGCCAACGCGGAAGCTTTTCACGAATGGCCAGATCGAAAACACGCGGGCGAATTAAAAACGCAGGTACCGGTTTGTTGTCTTCAGCCATTTTATTGACGACACAGGTGTTGATCTCATTTGCGAGAACTGCGCCGCGGCTGTCAGGAGTCATCTTGCCGTCCCAGTCTTTCAAAACTGAAAGAGATTCAGCAGAGATCGTACCTTCGGCGACCAGAGTCTTTGCAAAAGCAGCGAGCGGCCAGTTGTAAACGTCATGCTGAATGTCGCGCGAATCGTCCATCGTGACCTTTTTGTTCTTAGAAAGAAGGTCGTATATCCGGCGTGCACGCGCCGAGCCGTAAACGCGAGTCATCTGCGGATATTTGTAATCCGTGCCGGCTATTCGCTGGTTCGCAGTGACTATAAAACCGTCGGGCGGATTGTAAAGGTGCGGCAATTCTTCAAACGGAATGTTGCCCAGCCAATCTCCATCCGTCGTCGAACCGTCATAGGGTAAAGAGCCGTCACCGGTCTTGCGGATCGGGATCCGGCCGGCAGCGTACCAGCCAATATTGCCCTTGATATCAGCGTAAACAAAGTTCTGTGTTGGGCCGGTGTATGCCTTCAGAGCGTTCTTGAAAGTCGGCCAGTCTTTGGCACGGTTGATAAGGAAGAACGCGTCGATGCCCATGTTCATCGGGTCGCGAGCAGTCCATTTTAGAGCGTATTTTTTGCCGGTCTCTTCCGTTATGACAACGCCGTTGCGTGTTTCCATCACTTCGATCGTCTGCTCACTGGTGTCGGTCTTTAACGGATTCGTGCGAACTTTTATTGTTTCCTTTCGAAGGACCGGTTTAGCCCAGCCGGTAGGCGTTTTGTATTCGCCGGCGGCATTGAACGTCTCAGCGTAGAGGTCCTGAACGTCAGGCCCGACGTTGGTCATTCCCCAAGCGATCGATTCATTATGTCCGATCGCAACACCCGGAAGCCCAGGAACCGTCACACCAGCAACATGCATTGTCGGCGTCCTGAGATCGACAAGGTGCCATATGCCGGGCGTCGTCGGCGACAAATGCGGATCGCTTGCCAGCATCGCCTTGCCGTCGGCGGTTCGCTTTCCTGAGATGACCCAGTTGTTCGAGGCAGCGAGTTCTTCGGCATACAGCCCGACCGTTGTAAGCGAACTCTCACGCAGCACAGCGTCTCTTTCCGCCATCGCAAGAGCATCTGCCGCCGGCTCGATTCCTAATCCCGATACCGCTGCCGATTGTTTGGAGTCTTTGCCGAACAACACCACATCGTAAGGCGTGACCGGATCGGTTAGGTCGGCGTACTTCTGTTTGTCAATTCCACTGAGAGAAGCCTTGATCAGATCTAATCTCCAAGTCGAACTAAGTGCATCGGCCAGGATCGCTCCGATAATAAGCGTATCCGAAGCCAGCCAAGGCGTCGGTTTGTACTGCAAGATAGTAAATTCGGGCGGCGTGGTCTTTTCGTCAAGCGTCGCGATGTAAGCGTTGACGCCGCGAGCGTAGCTGTCGAGCAATGCACGCGACTCGGGCTTTACCGATTCCAGACTCTTTTCGACAATGCCCGAAAAACCAAACCGCCGCCATCGTTTATCTTCTTCAAGCCGAACCTCACCAAAGACCTCCGCCAATTGCCCTCTCGCCAGTCGTCGCATCACGTCCATCTGCCACAGACGGGCGCTTGCGGTCACATAACCTTGAGCAAAATAAAGATCGGCATCTGATTTTGCTTCGATATAGGGGATTCCGCGATCATCACGCCGGATCGCCACTTCGGACTTCAATCCGTCCACAGATATCTTGGTCGGCGGAACCAGCGCGGATCCGGAAAAACAAAGGAACATAACAATAGCTAACGACTTTAGAATGATGATTTTCATAATGAAATTAATGTAAGAAATCACACAAGTAATCTACGTCTCAATTAACGTTGGTCTGTTGATTCGCCTTCGCCCTTAAGTTAAACTTTTTCTGGTTCCTAATCAAATTCTTTTGGAGATACAGAATGAATTCGCTCAAATTGGTCATCTTAATTTCGGTATTTTCCGCTTTCGTATTTTCTTGCGCACAACCTCCGACAACGTCTAATGTCAATAATACAAATGTCAGCCGCACGGTTGAAAATGTACCTGTTTCCACCAATAGCACGACTAGTGTGGCTAAT is a window of Chloracidobacterium sp. DNA encoding:
- a CDS encoding tetratricopeptide repeat protein; the encoded protein is MNIRTNILTIFVLLFLTAAGLGQATPQRTPTAAELAALKAENARIETQNAGMARALADGNAAFAAKNFAGAIAIFDVAIKDYPGHPALAALATNASVARRLEAVEHYNASVKAPAGTVREAELQLFREGVADADKRARAAVELARDADKNPRLAGDKTHDQMQKALLARVDAASLIARFVARSVSEETHQIFLQYLSYQKNPVEVRTAWLKLARLYSDTGEFQKAVAIYDHMLREAPDNTEALYYAGFSLVSLAERPGLVIAAAHLKKFLALAPATDPNRKDAQDLLDYLSSEGIVPK
- a CDS encoding penicillin acylase family protein yields the protein MKIIILKSLAIVMFLCFSGSALVPPTKISVDGLKSEVAIRRDDRGIPYIEAKSDADLYFAQGYVTASARLWQMDVMRRLARGQLAEVFGEVRLEEDKRWRRFGFSGIVEKSLESVKPESRALLDSYARGVNAYIATLDEKTTPPEFTILQYKPTPWLASDTLIIGAILADALSSTWRLDLIKASLSGIDKQKYADLTDPVTPYDVVLFGKDSKQSAAVSGLGIEPAADALAMAERDAVLRESSLTTVGLYAEELAASNNWVISGKRTADGKAMLASDPHLSPTTPGIWHLVDLRTPTMHVAGVTVPGLPGVAIGHNESIAWGMTNVGPDVQDLYAETFNAAGEYKTPTGWAKPVLRKETIKVRTNPLKTDTSEQTIEVMETRNGVVITEETGKKYALKWTARDPMNMGIDAFFLINRAKDWPTFKNALKAYTGPTQNFVYADIKGNIGWYAAGRIPIRKTGDGSLPYDGSTTDGDWLGNIPFEELPHLYNPPDGFIVTANQRIAGTDYKYPQMTRVYGSARARRIYDLLSKNKKVTMDDSRDIQHDVYNWPLAAFAKTLVAEGTISAESLSVLKDWDGKMTPDSRGAVLANEINTCVVNKMAEDNKPVPAFLIRPRVFDLAIREKLPRWLPAGFKNYGEFYKACDGIVRSDLAASKTYGSDPSGWVWGKSFTSRFPHPLAAVPLIGGQFSTPNVGISGSNNTPNVGSGVSMRLITSPGNWDATRHVIPMGQSGNPRSPHFKDQFELWRTGNPAIFPFTKSAVEKAATEIVVMTPK